The Streptomyces laurentii region ACTCCCGCCGGAGCCGCCCGCGGCGGCCGTGACGTCCAGTTCCAGGGAGGGCTTCGGGCCGTTGGACGGCTTGCAGACGGCGGCGTCCATGCCGAGCGCGTGGACGGTGAGGGTGCCGGCGGTGAAGGTGACCCTGCCGCTCTTCTTCGGGGTGTACGTCCCTGTCAGTTTCCCTATTTTGATGGGGGTTTGGGGCGGGATCGCCTCGGTGTTGGGCTCGCCCTTGACCTGGACCTTGCCACTGTCGGCGCCGCCGACGACGAGTTCGGCGCGCGGGGTCATGACGCCCTTCGGCAGCTCGACGGGGCTGTCGGAGACGCCTTTGTCGAAGGACATCGTGACCGTGTACGTGTCGCCGTTCTTCTCGGCCGTGACGCCGACGGGCGAGACCGCGCTCTTGGGACCGATCTTCGTCTCGCAGGCGTAGTTCACGTCGACGACGGCGGCGTGGGCGGCCGGGGCCGCCAGCAGCACGGCCGAGCCGGCCGCCATCGCCACCGCCGCCGCGGCCGCCCGCGCCGCCGATGACCTCGCCACCTTCGGCGCGCCCGCCGTTCTCCTCCGGTTCGGCACCACAAGCACCCCTCACCGCACGATTCCTGACGGAGTATCAGATGGGCCGTCAAGGTACGCCCACGGCGTCGAGGAGGGAAGGGAGGCGGAGCGATGGGAGAAGGAGGAAAGGGAAAGCGCGCGCCCTACGCGGGCGCGGCGAGTTCCGCCCAGACGGTCTTGCCGGGAGTGCCCGGCGTGCGCTCGATACCCCAGGCGCGGCAGAGGCGCTGCACGATGAACATGCCGTGTCCGCCCGGCCGTCCGGCCCGGTGCGGGGTACGGGGCGCGGGCTGGCCCGCGCCGCGGTCGACGACCTCCAGGCGCAGCACGTCGGCGAGGCGCAGCACGCACAGGCTCTCCGGGCCCTCGGCGTGCAGGCAGGCGTTGGTGACCAGTTCGGAGACGACGAGCAGGACGTCCTCGGCGGCGGCCCGGCGGTCGGCGGTGGCGGCCGGGAGCCAGCCCCAGTCGTGGAGCGCCGACCGGGTGAAGTCACGGGCGAGCGGCACGGTGCCGGGGGTCGACCCGAGCGCGAGCCGGCGGACGTCGGGGTCGCCGGAGGCAGTCTCCATCAGTGCTTCACCTCACCGATTCAGCGAAACGAGGACGAGGGGGCGGGGCAGGACGCGCGGAACGGGGTCACCGTCCCCGGCCCGGAGGGGGCGAGGTCCGGGGCCGGGAGCGGACCCGGCACCGGGAGCGGGCCCGGCTCAGCCGGGGAGGGCGGATTCGATCGTGTCGTGCAGGGTGAAGACGGCGTCCGCCCCGGTGATCTCGAAGACCCGGGCCACCGTGGGCCGCATCGCCGCGAGATGGACCCCGCCGCCCGCGGCCTCGGCTCTCAGCCGGGCGCCGAGCAGGACGTTCAGCCCGGTGGAGTCGCAGAACTCAAGCTGTGAGCAGTCGAGTACGAGGCGTACCCGGCCTTCGTCGAGGGCCTGATCGAGTGGCGTACGCAACAGTTCGGCGGTGTGGTGATCGAGCTCACCCACCGGGGTGAGGACCTCGCTCGCCCCCACGGTCCGGACGTCGACCCGGAACCGCCCGGGTGCGCTGCCGATGTGCTGGCGGTACATGCGTCGAACCATACAAGTCCGGGCTCTCCCGGCGCACATGCGCTCCGCCTCAAACCATCCCTAAACAGACAATTGCCACTTGCGACCTTCACCGTCGATTGGGTAGGGCTAGAAGAACACATTCGACACGGCCGGCTTCGGAGGCGCCGCAAACCGCAGCAAAAGACCACATTGGAGGAGACCATGTCCCCCCGGCTCGACGTCACGGAACTCGCCGATCTCCCGCCGATTCCGCCCGTCGACGAGATCGCGCCGCATGACGCGCGCGCGCTGTCGAAGACCCTCTTCGCCCGCCTCGGCCAACTGGAGGAGGGCACCCACGAGTACGCGTACGTCCGCAACACCCTGATCGAACTCAACCTGGCCCTGGTCAAGTTCGCCGCCTCCCGGTTCCGCACCCGCAGTGAACCGATGGAGGACATCGTCCAGGTCGGCACCATCGGCCTGATCAAGGCGATCGACCGCTTCGAACTGGCCCGCAACGTCGAGTTCCCCACCTTCGCGATGCCGACGATCATCGGCGAGATCAAGCGGTTCTTCCGCGACACCTCGTGGTCGGTGCACGTCCCGCGCAGACTCCAGGAACTCCGCCTCGACCTCGCCAAGGCCGGCGACGAGCTGGCCCAGCGCCTCGACCGGTCGCCCACCGTCGACGAGCTCGCCCGAGAGCTGGGCCTGCCCCCCGAGGAGATCGTCGAGGGCATGGCCGCCGCCAACGCGTACACGGCCAGCTCGCTCGACGCCCCGCCCGAGGAGACCGAGTCCGACGGCGCGACGCTCGCGGACCGCCTGGGGTACGAGGACCACGGCATCGAGGGCATCGAGTATGTCGAGTCGCTGAAGCCCATGATCGCCTCGCTGCCGTTCCGCGAACGCCGCATCCTCTCCCTGCGCTTCACCGCCGGCCTCACCCAATCCGAGATCGGCGAAGAACTGGGCATCTCCCAGATGCACGTCTCGCGGCTGCTCTCGCGGACATTGGCACGCCTACGCAGGGGACTTACGCTCGACGAGTGACAAGATCACCGGAGCACGACACCGTAACCTCCCTGCTGGGGACGGGACGGTCCGCCGACGTGTACGCGCTCCCGGCGCCGCACGAGGAATGGGTCCTGCGCCGCCACCGCGACGGCGGCGACGCGGAACGCGAGGCGCGCGTCATGCGCGACCTCGCCGACCACGGCTTCCCCGTCCCCCACCTCGCGGCCGCGACCGCCTTCCGCGCGGCGGACCCGCACCTCACGGCGGAGGAGCGGGCGGGCGTGGAGGCGGCGGCGGACCTGGTGGCGACGGTCGGCTGACCGCCGGTCCCGGACCTACCAGCCAGTCCGCGCCTCGCCCAGGACGTCCAGGCCTGCGCGGGCGGCCAGTTCGCGGACGCGGGCCGGTGGGCAATGCTTGTGGACGTGGAGGAAGACGGTGTGGGTCTCGGTGCGGCGGTCCGGGGGGTCCAGTTCGAGGTCGTCGTGGTGGAACACCACCTGCACCCCGTCGTACTGGACGCTGCCGTCCGGACCGGGCCAGCGTCCGCGCCGGCCCAGCATGGCCGGGGCGTCCCCGGCCGCCGCCAGGAACGGCAGGTCCGCGTCCTCCGGCGCCTCCTCCGACCACGCCCACACCGGGAACCGGTCCGGCTCGGGCTCGCCCCAGGGGTCGTACTCCTCCTGGTCACTCCCCTCGAACGCCAGGTCCGGCACCGCCTCCGCCACCCGGAGCAGCCGCTCCGGGTCCGCGAGCACCGCGTCGACCCATATCTCGTCCTCGATCAGCTCCAGTCCCGCGCTCAGTTCCTTCGCCCGGTCGTAGGCGGCTTCTTCGTCGGTGGTCCGGTAGACGGGATAGGCCCGTGAATGCCCCATGCGGCCACCCTCACATGCCGCGCACCCGTCCTGCCAGCGCCTTTCCCCGCTCTGGACCGGGCAGGCACGGCGCGGCGAGAATCGCGGGGATGAGAAGCGGACGGCTTCGGGCGCGCGGGCCCCTCGGCTTCCGGTAGCCCGCCGGGAACGGCCCGGCGGTCGCTGCCGAGGAGTCTCGATGTCGCGCACCGCTCATCACACCCGTACCTCCTACGCCCCTGCCGCCGAGGACCGTTGGCGTCCCGGCGGTCCGTGGCATGCCGTGGTGCTGTACGACCTCCGGTACGACGCGCAGGAGCGCGCTGTGGATGGCCTGAGGCGAAATCAGAGCGTGCCCACGCACGCCTCGTTGCCCTCCGGGTCCGCGAGGACCCAGTGGGAGGGGGCGTACGTGTCGGTGACCAGGGTGCCGCCGGCGGCGAGGGCGGCCTTGATGCGGGTGTCGGCCTCGTCGTACGGGATCCAGACGTCGACGTGGAGGCGGTTGCGCTGCGGGCGTGGGGCGTCCATCGGCTGAAAGTAGAAGGCGGCGTTGCGGCGGGCGGGGTCGATGAGGTCCTCGGGGCTGCCCGCGCGGTGGTCGTAGCCGAGGAGGGCGCGCCAGAACGGGGTGACGGCCGGGATCGACAGGGCGTCGACGGTGACCTGAACGGCGGTGAGGGCGGCGGGTTCGGCGGTCAGGTCCAGGGTGCGCGCCAGGGCCGAGACGGCGCGGGCCCGGGCCGGGTCGCCCTCCGTCAGGCCGTAGAGCGTGTCCGTCACCGTGACCAGGCGGACCGTCACGGCGTCGGGGCGCAGGTCCACGTCGGGTGCGTGGTCCGCGAGTTCGGGCAGGTCCGCGAGGGCGGCGGCAAAGCGGGCGCCGGCGGCGAAGGAGCCGGTGCGGAAACGGGCACAGGCTCCTTCGCCGAGGACCCGCCAGTCCTCGGTGCCGGGGGACTCGCGGAACTGGCGCGGGGTGATCTTCATGCGCGCCAACGTAGGGCCTGGTCAGGCCACTCGTACACCCGTGCGCCAGACCTGGGCGACCAGCGGGACGCCCGGCCGGTAGGCGAGGTGGACGTGGGAGGGGGCGTCGAGGAGGACGAGATCGGCGCGGGCGCCGACGGCGACGCGGCCGATGTCGGTACGGCGCAGCGCGGCGGCGCCGCCCGCGGTGGCGGACCAGAGGGCCTCGTCGGGGGTCATGCGCATGTCGCGGACGGCGAGGGCGACGCAGAAGGGGACGGAGGAGGTGAAGGAGGAGCCGGGGTTGCAGTCGGTGGACAGGGCGACGGTCACGCCCGCGTCCACCAGGCGCCGCGCGTCGGGCCACTGCGCGCGCGTGGAGAACTCGGCGCCCGGCAGCAGGGTGGCGACCGTGTCGCCGGAGGCGAGCGCGTCGACGTCGGCGTCCGTGAGATGGGTGCAGTGGTCGGCGCTGGCGGCGCCGAGTTCGACGGCGAGCTGGACACCGGGGCCGTACGACAGCTGGTTGGCGTGGATCCGGGCCGCGAGGCCCTTCGCCTGGCCGGCCGTCAGGATCGCGCGGGCCTGGTCGCCGTCGAAGGCGCCCTTCTCGCAGAAGACGTCGATCCAGCGGGCGTGCGGGGCGCAGGCGTCCAGCATCGGGCCGGTGACGAGGTCGACGTACGCGGCGGGGTCGTCGGCGTAGTCGGGGGACACGATGTGCGCGCCGAGGTAGGTGACCTCGTCGGTGTGCTCGGCGGCGATGCGCAGGGCGCGGGCCTCGTCCTCGACGGTGAGGCCGTAGCCGGACTTGGTCTCGAAGGTGGTGGTGCCCTGGCGCAGGGCCTCCGCCATGTAGTGGGCGACGTTGGCGGAGAGTTCGGCGTCGGTCGCGGCGCGGGTGGCTGCGACGGTGGTGCGGATGCCGCCGGCCTTGTAGGGCTGGCCGGACATCCGGGCGTGGAACTCGGCGGTCCGGTCGCCCGCGAAGACGAGGTGGGAGTGGGAGTCGACGAAGCCGGGGATCACGGCCCGGCCGGCGGCGTCGACCCGGTTGTCAGTGGCGGGTGCTTTGCTGGATTCACCGACCCAGACGACACGGTCGCCGTCGATGACGACGGCCGCGTCCTGGATCAGGCCCAGGGGGGTTCCATCACCGAGGGAGGGGTCGTTGGTGACGAGGCTGGCGATGTTGACGATGGCGGTGGCGGTCGTCGCCACGGCGCTGTTCGCGCTCGTGGGGGCGGGGGTCGCCGCCGGGCTGTTCGTCGCCGCGGGGCCGGTGTTCATGTGGGGTGTCTCCTTCAGCCGCGCAGGGCGGCGATCGAGTCCGCGAGGGCTCCGGCCGCGTCGGGGACGGTCGCGTGGACCCCGTCCCGGACGACCGTACGTCCACCGACGACCGTGTGCCGTACGTCCGCCGCGGACGCTGCGAATACCGCCGTCTCGGCTGCCAGACGCGGCGGTGGCCCCGCTGTCCTGACCGTGTCGAGGGCGATCGTCGTGAAGTCGGCGAGGGCGCCCGCTTCGAGGCGGCCGGCGTCGGTCCAGCCGAGGGCCGCATGGCCGTCGGCGGTGGCGGCGCGCAGCAGCGCGGCCGCCGTCCAGTGACCGCGGGTGCGGGTGCGCAGACGCTCGTTCAGTTCCATGGCGCGCGCCTCTTCGAGGAGGTCGACGACGGCGTGGCTGTCGCTGCCCAGCGAGAGGGGGGAGCCGGCGCGCTGGAGGGCGGCGGCGGGGCCGATGCCGTCGGCGAGGTCGCGTTCGGTGGTGGGGCACATGCAGGTGCCGGTGGCGGACCCGCCGATCAGCGCGATGTCGCCCTCGGTCAGGTGGGTGTTGTGGACGCCGGTGGTCCGCGCGCCGAGGACGCCGTGGTCGGCGAGGAGCTGGGTGGGGGTGCGGCCGTGGGCCGCCTGGCAGGCGTCGTTCTCGGCGGTCTGCTCGGAGAGGTGGACGTGCAGGGGAGCGTGGCGGTCCTCGGCCCAGCGGGCGACGGTGGCGAGCTGGTCGGCCGGGACGGCGCGTACGGAGTGGATGGCGGCGCCGATCCGTGCGCCCTCGCGCTCCTTGAGCGCCGACGCGCGCTCGGCCCAGGCGTCCGCCGTGCCGTCGGAGAAGCGCAGCTGGTGCGGTTCGGGGGCCGCGCCGAAGCCGGAGGAGAGGTACGCGGTGTCGAGGAGGGTGATGCGGATGCCGGCCTCGCCGGCGGCGGCGATCAGGGCCTCGCCCATGGCGTTGGGGTCGGCGTAGGGGGTGCCGCCGGGGGCGTGGTGGAGGTAGTGGAATTCGCCGACGGCCGTGATGCCGGCGAGGGCCATCTCCGCGTACACGGCGCGGGCGAGGGCGAAGTAGCTGTCGGGGGTGAGCCGCCCGGCAACGCCGTACATGACCTCGCGCCAGGTCCAGAAGGTTCCGGAGCCGACCTGGACGGTGCCGCGCAGGGCCCGGTGGAAGGCGTGGCTGTGGGCGTTGGCGAGGCCGGGGATCGTCAGTCCGCGCAGCACCTCCGCGCCGGGCGGGGGCGTGGCCGCCCCCGTCCGGACGTCGGTGATCCGCCCGTCCGCGACCTCCAGGAGGACGCCGGACTCGACGACGGGGTCGGTCCAGGCGTGTTCCAGCCAGTAGGTGGCAGGGGTGGGGGTGGTCACCGGCACGCGAGGCCCTCCAGTACGTCGGCGAGTGCGCGGACTCCGGCGAGGCAGTCGTCCTCGGCGGCGGACTCGGCCGGGGAGTGCGAGACGCCGGTGGGGTTGCGCACGAACAGCATGGCGGTCGGGATGGAGGCGGACAAAATACCCGCGTCGTGTCCGGCGCCGGTGCCGAGGACGGGGACCTTGACGCCGTCGGCGGACGCCTCGCCGAGGATGCGGCCGATCTCGTCGCGCAGCGCGTGTCCGAACTCCACGATCGGGGTGAAGGACTCGCGGACGACGGCGAGGTCGACGCCCTGGCGGGCGGCGTGGGCGCGGGCGGCGGTCTCGATGCCGGCGACGACGGTGTCCAGGGACTCCTGGTCGGCGGCGCGGGCGTCGAGCCAGCCGCGGACGAGGGAGGGGATGGCGTTGACGCCGTTGGGCTCGACCGCGATCTTGCCGAAGGTGGCGACGGCGCCCGCGAGTTCGGCCTGCTCGCGGGCGGCGAGGACGGTCTCGGCGTACGGCAGCATCGGGTCGTGCCGGTCGACGAGCCGGGTGGTACCGGCGTGGTTGGCCTCGCCGTGGAAGTCGTACCGCCAGCGGCCGTGCGGCCAGATGGCGGAGGCGATGCCGACGGGGTCGCCGGACAGGTCGAGGGCGCGGCCCTGCTCGACGTGGAGTTCGACGAAGGCGCCGATGCGGGCGAGCCGCTCCGGGTCCGGGCCGATCCCCGACGGGTCGTGGCCGGCCGCCTCCATCGCCTGCGGGAGGCTGACGCCGTCGGCGTCGCGCAGCTCGAAGGCCTTCTCCCGGGTCAGCTGTCCGGAGGTGAGGCGGGAGCCGACGCAGGCGAGGCCGAAGCGGGCGCCTTCCTCGTCGCCGAAGTTGACGATGGCGAGGGGGCGCCGGAAGGAGACGCCGCGGGCGCGGAGTTCGTCGAGCGCGGCGAAGGCGGAGACGACGCCGAGGGGGCCGTCGAAGGCGCCGCCGTCGGGGACGGAGTCGAGGTGGGAGCCGGTGACGACGGCGTCGCCGGCGGTGGGGTCGCCGAGCCAGGCCCACTGGTTGCCGTTGCGGTCGGTCTCGACGTCGAGGCGGCGGGCCTCGGCCTGCATCCGGAACCAGAGGCGGCAGTCGGCGTCGGCGCCGGTCCAGGCGTAGCGGCGGTATCCGCCCGAGGCGTCGCTGCGGCCGATGGGCCGCAGCGACGTCCACATGGCGTGGAAGGAGGCACTCACGCGGAGCCTTCCTCGGAACCGGTGCCGGTGCCGGTGTCGCCCTCGCGCATCGGGACGCGGACGCCGCGCTCGCCGGAGACGCGCTCGGCGATGTCGTAACCCGCGTCGACGTGACGGATGACGCCCATGCCGGGGTCGTTGGTGAGCACGCGGCGGATCTTCTCGCCGGCGAGCGGGGTGCCGTCGGCGACGGTGACCTGGCCGGCGTGGATGGAGCGGCCCATGCCGACGCCGCCGCCGTGGTGGATCGACACCCAGGAGGCGCCGGAGGCCACGTTGACCATGGCGTTGAGCAGCGGCCAGTCGGCGATGGCGTCGGAGCCGTCGAGCATGGCCTCGGTCTCGCGGTACGGGGAGGCGACGGAGCCGCAGTCGAGGTGGTCGCGGCCGATGGCGAGCGGGGCGGCGAGTTCGCCGGAGGCCACCATGTCGTTGAAGCGCTCGCCGGCGCGGTCGCGCTCGCCGTAGCCGAGCCAGCAGATCCGGGCGGGCAGGCCCTGGAAGTGGACGCGCTCGCCGGCCATCTTGATCCAGCGGTGCAGCGACTCGTTCTCGGGGAAGAGGTCGAGGATCGCCTTGTCCGTCTTGTGGATGTCGGAGGCCTCGCCGGACAGGGCGGCCCAGCGGAACGGGCCCTTGCCCTCGCAGAAGAGGGGGCGGATGTACGCGGGGACGAAGCCCGGGAAGGCGAACGCGCGGTCGTAGCCGGCCAGCTGGGCCTC contains the following coding sequences:
- a CDS encoding hypothetical protein (identified by MetaGeneAnnotator; putative;~predicted protein, partial [Streptomyces sp. C]); protein product: MAAGSAVLLAAPAAHAAVVDVNYACETKIGPKSAVSPVGVTAEKNGDTYTVTMSFDKGVSDSPVELPKGVMTPRAELVVGGADSGKVQVKGEPNTEAIPPQTPIKIGKLTGTYTPKKSGRVTFTAGTLTVHALGMDAAVCKPSNGPKPSLELDVTAAAGGSGGSTGSGDGSSGGGTGSGGGGRLPKTGPLDSAVALGTLGGTVLLTGAAGVLWLTRRPSRPTAR
- a CDS encoding regulatory protein (ATP binding site [chemical binding];~G-X-G motif;~Histidine kinase-like ATPase domain; pfam13581;~Histidine kinase-like ATPases; This family includes several ATP-binding proteins for example: histidine kinase, DNA gyrase B, topoisomerases, heat shock protein HSP90, phytochrome-like ATPases and DNA mismatch repair proteins; cd00075;~Mg2+ binding site [ion binding];~identified by MetaGeneAnnotator; putative;~regulatory protein [Streptomyces griseus subsp. griseus NBRC13350]) — protein: METASGDPDVRRLALGSTPGTVPLARDFTRSALHDWGWLPAATADRRAAAEDVLLVVSELVTNACLHAEGPESLCVLRLADVLRLEVVDRGAGQPAPRTPHRAGRPGGHGMFIVQRLCRAWGIERTPGTPGKTVWAELAAPA
- a CDS encoding inducers of aerial mycelium formation biosynthesis protein bldG (Inducers of aerial mycelium formation biosynthesis protein BldG [Streptomyces venezuelae ATCC10712];~Sulphate Transporter and Anti-Sigma factor antagonist) domain of anti-anti-sigma factors, key regulators of anti-sigma factors by phosphorylation; cd07043;~anti sigma factor interaction site;~identified by MetaGeneAnnotator; putative;~regulatory phosphorylation site [posttranslational modification]); protein product: MYRQHIGSAPGRFRVDVRTVGASEVLTPVGELDHHTAELLRTPLDQALDEGRVRLVLDCSQLEFCDSTGLNVLLGARLRAEAAGGGVHLAAMRPTVARVFEITGADAVFTLHDTIESALPG
- a CDS encoding RNA polymerase sigma factor (DNA binding residues [nucleotide binding];~RNA polymerase alternative sigma factor;~RNA polymerase sigma factor [Streptomyces avermitilis MA-4680];~RNA polymerase sigma-70 factor, sigma-B/F/G subfamily; TIGR02980;~Sigma-70 region 2; pfam04542;~Sigma-70 region 3; pfam04539;~Sigma70, region (SR) 4 refers to the most C-terminal of four conserved domains foundin Escherichia coli (Ec) sigma70, the main housekeeping sigma, and related sigma-factors (SFs). A SF isa dissociable subunit of RNA polymerase, it directs bacterial or...; cd06171;~identified by MetaGeneAnnotator; putative), giving the protein MSPRLDVTELADLPPIPPVDEIAPHDARALSKTLFARLGQLEEGTHEYAYVRNTLIELNLALVKFAASRFRTRSEPMEDIVQVGTIGLIKAIDRFELARNVEFPTFAMPTIIGEIKRFFRDTSWSVHVPRRLQELRLDLAKAGDELAQRLDRSPTVDELARELGLPPEEIVEGMAAANAYTASSLDAPPEETESDGATLADRLGYEDHGIEGIEYVESLKPMIASLPFRERRILSLRFTAGLTQSEIGEELGISQMHVSRLLSRTLARLRRGLTLDE
- a CDS encoding phosphotransferase enzyme family protein (identified by MetaGeneAnnotator; putative;~sequence version:1) — encoded protein: MTRSPEHDTVTSLLGTGRSADVYALPAPHEEWVLRRHRDGGDAEREARVMRDLADHGFPVPHLAAATAFRAADPHLTAEERAGVEAAADLVATVG
- a CDS encoding hypothetical protein (identified by MetaGeneAnnotator; putative;~sequence version:1) produces the protein MGHSRAYPVYRTTDEEAAYDRAKELSAGLELIEDEIWVDAVLADPERLLRVAEAVPDLAFEGSDQEEYDPWGEPEPDRFPVWAWSEEAPEDADLPFLAAAGDAPAMLGRRGRWPGPDGSVQYDGVQVVFHHDDLELDPPDRRTETHTVFLHVHKHCPPARVRELAARAGLDVLGEARTGW
- a CDS encoding hypothetical protein (identified by MetaGeneAnnotator; putative;~sequence version:1), giving the protein MARMKITPRQFRESPGTEDWRVLGEGACARFRTGSFAAGARFAAALADLPELADHAPDVDLRPDAVTVRLVTVTDTLYGLTEGDPARARAVSALARTLDLTAEPAALTAVQVTVDALSIPAVTPFWRALLGYDHRAGSPEDLIDPARRNAAFYFQPMDAPRPQRNRLHVDVWIPYDEADTRIKAALAAGGTLVTDTYAPSHWVLADPEGNEACVGTL
- a CDS encoding imidazolonepropionase (Superfamily of metallo-dependent hydrolases (also called amidohydrolase superfamily) isa large group of proteins that show conservation in their 3-dimensional fold (TIM barrel) and in details of their active site. The vast majority of the members have a...; cl00281;~identified by MetaGeneAnnotator; putative;~imidazolonepropionase [Amycolatopsis mediterranei U32];~imidazolonepropionase; Provisional) encodes the protein MNTGPAATNSPAATPAPTSANSAVATTATAIVNIASLVTNDPSLGDGTPLGLIQDAAVVIDGDRVVWVGESSKAPATDNRVDAAGRAVIPGFVDSHSHLVFAGDRTAEFHARMSGQPYKAGGIRTTVAATRAATDAELSANVAHYMAEALRQGTTTFETKSGYGLTVEDEARALRIAAEHTDEVTYLGAHIVSPDYADDPAAYVDLVTGPMLDACAPHARWIDVFCEKGAFDGDQARAILTAGQAKGLAARIHANQLSYGPGVQLAVELGAASADHCTHLTDADVDALASGDTVATLLPGAEFSTRAQWPDARRLVDAGVTVALSTDCNPGSSFTSSVPFCVALAVRDMRMTPDEALWSATAGGAAALRRTDIGRVAVGARADLVLLDAPSHVHLAYRPGVPLVAQVWRTGVRVA
- a CDS encoding formiminoglutamic iminohydrolase (Formiminoglutamic iminohydrolase [Streptomyces venezuelae ATCC10712];~N-formimino-L-glutamate deiminase; Validated;~Superfamily of metallo-dependent hydrolases (also called amidohydrolase superfamily) isa large group of proteins that show conservation in their 3-dimensional fold (TIM barrel) and in details of their active site. The vast majority of the members have a...; cl00281;~identified by MetaGeneAnnotator; putative); translation: MPVTTPTPATYWLEHAWTDPVVESGVLLEVADGRITDVRTGAATPPPGAEVLRGLTIPGLANAHSHAFHRALRGTVQVGSGTFWTWREVMYGVAGRLTPDSYFALARAVYAEMALAGITAVGEFHYLHHAPGGTPYADPNAMGEALIAAAGEAGIRITLLDTAYLSSGFGAAPEPHQLRFSDGTADAWAERASALKEREGARIGAAIHSVRAVPADQLATVARWAEDRHAPLHVHLSEQTAENDACQAAHGRTPTQLLADHGVLGARTTGVHNTHLTEGDIALIGGSATGTCMCPTTERDLADGIGPAAALQRAGSPLSLGSDSHAVVDLLEEARAMELNERLRTRTRGHWTAAALLRAATADGHAALGWTDAGRLEAGALADFTTIALDTVRTAGPPPRLAAETAVFAASAADVRHTVVGGRTVVRDGVHATVPDAAGALADSIAALRG
- a CDS encoding N-formylglutamate deformylase (M20 Peptidase beta-alanine synthase, an amidohydrolase; cd03884;~N-formylglutamate deformylase [Streptomyces venezuelae ATCC10712];~allantoate amidohydrolase; Reviewed;~dimer interface [polypeptide binding];~identified by MetaGeneAnnotator; putative;~metal binding site [ion binding]), with amino-acid sequence MSASFHAMWTSLRPIGRSDASGGYRRYAWTGADADCRLWFRMQAEARRLDVETDRNGNQWAWLGDPTAGDAVVTGSHLDSVPDGGAFDGPLGVVSAFAALDELRARGVSFRRPLAIVNFGDEEGARFGLACVGSRLTSGQLTREKAFELRDADGVSLPQAMEAAGHDPSGIGPDPERLARIGAFVELHVEQGRALDLSGDPVGIASAIWPHGRWRYDFHGEANHAGTTRLVDRHDPMLPYAETVLAAREQAELAGAVATFGKIAVEPNGVNAIPSLVRGWLDARAADQESLDTVVAGIETAARAHAARQGVDLAVVRESFTPIVEFGHALRDEIGRILGEASADGVKVPVLGTGAGHDAGILSASIPTAMLFVRNPTGVSHSPAESAAEDDCLAGVRALADVLEGLACR